A genomic region of Planctomycetota bacterium contains the following coding sequences:
- a CDS encoding TetR/AcrR family transcriptional regulator, which translates to MAKKNAVKESSPLERSGQILDAATKFFSRDGYRLTDVQDIADKLKLGKGTVYRHFKSKRKLFTSIIERGMQRLVAEIHSKIEGAGNPLERLELAIMAHLDFFERNKDLIELFMHERSEFKDHFKPLYLKYYQEHQKRIEYIIKECVQKKLVKPVEPRGVASVLTDLYYGVLFTAYLGEGKNSLQQKGRYIIDIFLKNMMTGARYD; encoded by the coding sequence ATGGCAAAAAAGAATGCAGTAAAGGAATCCAGCCCGCTGGAAAGAAGCGGGCAAATCCTGGATGCCGCCACAAAGTTTTTTAGCCGCGATGGCTACCGCCTGACCGATGTCCAGGATATCGCCGACAAACTCAAACTCGGCAAGGGAACGGTTTACCGCCATTTCAAATCCAAGCGGAAGCTTTTTACATCTATTATAGAGCGCGGCATGCAGCGGCTGGTAGCGGAAATCCATTCCAAAATAGAAGGCGCAGGAAATCCGCTGGAAAGGCTCGAGCTGGCAATCATGGCGCACCTGGATTTCTTCGAACGGAATAAGGATTTGATTGAACTCTTCATGCATGAACGCAGTGAATTCAAGGACCACTTCAAGCCGCTTTACCTTAAATATTACCAGGAACACCAGAAACGGATTGAATATATCATAAAAGAATGCGTCCAGAAAAAGCTGGTTAAACCCGTTGAGCCCAGAGGGGTTGCCAGCGTCCTGACGGACCTTTATTACGGGGTTTTGTTTACCGCCTATCTGGGAGAAGGCAAGAATAGCCTGCAGCAAAAAGGCAGATACATAATAGATATATTTCTGAAAAACATGATGACGGGAGCCCGTTATGATTAA